A window of Elusimicrobiota bacterium contains these coding sequences:
- the gcvH gene encoding glycine cleavage system protein GcvH yields MDPLQLRFTQSHEWIAPDGTVGLSDHAQHEITDVVFVELPKAGRAVKAKESCAIVESVKAAFDIYAPVAGTVSAVNDAVVKNPAAVNQSPYEGGWLYKIAMSNPAERDALMTHAQYQEFIKTAAH; encoded by the coding sequence ATGGACCCCCTTCAATTGCGTTTTACCCAAAGCCACGAATGGATCGCCCCCGACGGCACGGTGGGCCTTTCCGACCACGCCCAGCACGAAATCACCGACGTCGTTTTCGTGGAACTGCCCAAGGCGGGCCGCGCGGTCAAGGCCAAGGAATCCTGCGCCATCGTGGAATCGGTCAAAGCGGCCTTCGATATTTACGCCCCGGTGGCCGGGACCGTGAGCGCGGTCAACGACGCGGTGGTCAAAAACCCCGCCGCGGTCAATCAATCGCCCTACGAAGGCGGCTGGCTCTACAAGATCGCCATGTCGAACCCCGCGGAGCGCGACGCGCTCATGACCCACGCCCAATACCAGGAATTCATCAAAACCGCGGCGCACTGA
- the gcvPA gene encoding aminomethyl-transferring glycine dehydrogenase subunit GcvPA yields MFVPHTEEQKKEMLRTIGVSKFDDLLAGLPPSLLRPNLGLPSSMSEMELLRHMEGLAQKDHLAQSYLGAGAYEHFIPTSVWALALRGEFATAYTPYQAEASQGTLQSIYEFQSLIGELFAMDVANASMYDGASAAAEACLLAAKHTERPVILIPETVHPQTRQVIETYLAHSGARIVVLPCPDGVLSLDTLKKNLGGDTAALLIQNPNFFGCLETNLHEAAAAAHAAGALVIASSYPVALGMISPPGEYGADIAVAEGQPLGLPLGYGGPYVGLFACKTELIRKMPSRIVGQTLDRDGKRAFVLTLQAREQHIRREKATSNICTNQALCALASTIHMSLLGKEGLRELADLNFQKAHYAAGELQKRGFAPVFQQPFFNEFTVRCPVSPEKIADRLAEKRVLAGLPLGPYFKDRADQLVVCVTEIKTKADIDEFAGLLEAACR; encoded by the coding sequence ATGTTCGTTCCCCACACCGAAGAACAAAAGAAGGAAATGCTCCGAACCATCGGGGTCTCCAAATTTGACGACCTCCTGGCGGGGTTGCCGCCGTCCCTCCTACGTCCGAACCTGGGGCTGCCGTCGTCGATGTCCGAAATGGAACTGCTCCGCCACATGGAGGGATTGGCCCAAAAAGACCACTTGGCCCAGTCGTATCTCGGGGCCGGCGCCTACGAGCATTTCATACCGACCTCCGTTTGGGCCTTGGCTCTCCGGGGCGAATTCGCCACGGCCTACACGCCGTACCAAGCGGAGGCCAGCCAGGGCACGCTTCAATCCATCTACGAATTCCAGTCGCTGATCGGCGAGCTCTTCGCCATGGACGTGGCCAACGCCTCGATGTACGACGGCGCCAGCGCCGCCGCCGAAGCCTGCCTCCTGGCGGCCAAACACACGGAACGGCCGGTGATTCTAATTCCCGAAACGGTCCACCCCCAGACGCGTCAGGTGATCGAAACTTACCTGGCCCACAGCGGCGCCCGAATCGTCGTCTTGCCCTGCCCCGACGGCGTTTTGTCCCTGGACACGCTGAAGAAAAACCTCGGCGGGGACACCGCGGCCTTGTTGATTCAAAACCCCAACTTTTTCGGCTGTTTGGAAACGAACCTCCACGAAGCCGCGGCCGCCGCCCACGCCGCGGGGGCGCTCGTCATCGCCTCCAGCTACCCCGTGGCGCTGGGAATGATTTCACCGCCGGGCGAATACGGCGCCGACATCGCCGTGGCCGAGGGCCAGCCCCTGGGCCTGCCGTTGGGCTACGGCGGCCCCTACGTGGGACTCTTCGCCTGCAAAACCGAATTGATCCGCAAAATGCCCAGCCGCATCGTCGGTCAAACGTTGGACCGGGACGGGAAGCGCGCTTTTGTCCTCACCCTCCAAGCCCGGGAACAACACATTCGACGGGAAAAAGCCACCTCGAACATCTGCACCAACCAGGCCCTCTGCGCCTTGGCGAGCACGATCCACATGTCGCTCCTGGGCAAAGAGGGGTTGCGGGAACTGGCCGATCTGAATTTCCAAAAAGCCCACTACGCGGCGGGGGAACTTCAAAAACGCGGCTTCGCCCCGGTGTTTCAACAGCCCTTCTTCAACGAATTCACCGTCCGTTGCCCCGTGTCGCCGGAAAAAATCGCCGACCGCCTGGCGGAAAAACGCGTGTTGGCGGGGCTTCCCCTGGGGCCTTATTTCAAGGACCGGGCCGATCAGCTGGTCGTCTGCGTGACGGAAATCAAAACCAAGGCGGACATCGACGAATTCGCCGGGCTCCTGGAGGCCGCGTGCCGCTGA
- the gcvPB gene encoding aminomethyl-transferring glycine dehydrogenase subunit GcvPB, with amino-acid sequence MVETLIFEKSVPGRKGVPLPALDVPRASASALPEKLRRKRPAGWPELSEPQVVRHFTRLSQLNFSIDTNFYPLGSCTMKHNPKVNDRVAMLPDFSALHPLRPHTLSQGILEILFELEQWLCRICGMDAFTLQPSAGAQGELTGILVARAYHESRGQNRPLVLIPDSAHGTNPASVAVAGLTAVTIKSAADGQVDLDDLKSKLTDRVGLVMMTIPSTLGMFEPRIQEIAALVHKAGALLYMDGANMNALVGLLRPGDIGVDILHLNLHKTFSTPHGGGGPGAGPVGVQKELEPFLPVPRVAKDGGVFRRKFDRSKTIGRVHGFQGNIGVLIRAYCYMRLQGAEGLLEISENAILAANYVRARLTPLFPKMPKNPCMHEVVVSGDGAYGPGVKTLDVAKRLLDYGFYAPTIYFPLIVPEAMMIEPTENESKETLDAFCATLEKIIDESKAQPDLVKNAPHTTPVRRLDEVKAAREPNLRYAPR; translated from the coding sequence ATCGTGGAAACCCTGATTTTTGAAAAAAGCGTCCCCGGCCGAAAGGGCGTTCCCCTGCCGGCCCTGGACGTGCCGCGCGCCTCCGCGTCGGCCCTGCCCGAAAAACTTCGACGGAAAAGGCCCGCGGGCTGGCCGGAGCTCTCGGAACCCCAGGTGGTCCGCCATTTCACCCGGCTCTCCCAGCTGAATTTCAGCATCGACACGAACTTTTACCCCCTGGGGTCCTGCACCATGAAGCACAACCCCAAGGTGAACGACCGGGTGGCCATGCTGCCGGACTTCTCGGCCCTGCACCCCCTGCGCCCCCACACCTTAAGCCAGGGCATTCTGGAAATCCTCTTCGAACTCGAACAATGGCTGTGCCGGATTTGCGGCATGGACGCCTTCACCCTCCAGCCCTCCGCCGGCGCCCAGGGCGAACTCACGGGCATCCTGGTCGCCCGGGCCTACCACGAATCCCGGGGGCAGAACCGGCCCTTGGTTCTCATTCCCGATTCCGCCCACGGCACCAACCCCGCCAGCGTGGCGGTGGCCGGGCTCACCGCGGTGACGATCAAGTCCGCCGCCGACGGCCAGGTGGATTTGGACGATCTGAAATCGAAACTGACGGACCGCGTGGGCCTGGTCATGATGACGATCCCCAGCACCCTCGGCATGTTCGAGCCGCGCATTCAGGAAATCGCGGCGCTGGTCCACAAAGCCGGCGCCCTGCTCTACATGGACGGCGCCAACATGAACGCCCTGGTGGGCCTGTTGCGCCCGGGCGACATCGGGGTGGACATTCTGCACCTCAATCTGCACAAAACCTTTTCGACCCCCCACGGGGGCGGCGGACCCGGCGCGGGGCCCGTGGGGGTCCAAAAAGAGTTGGAACCCTTCCTGCCGGTGCCCCGGGTGGCCAAGGACGGCGGCGTTTTTCGACGGAAATTCGACCGATCCAAGACCATCGGCCGGGTGCACGGATTTCAGGGGAACATCGGGGTGCTGATTCGGGCCTATTGCTACATGCGCCTTCAGGGCGCGGAGGGGTTGTTGGAAATCAGCGAAAACGCGATTTTAGCGGCCAACTACGTGCGGGCCCGGCTGACGCCCTTGTTTCCGAAAATGCCGAAGAATCCCTGTATGCACGAGGTGGTGGTGTCGGGGGACGGGGCCTACGGCCCCGGGGTGAAGACGTTGGACGTGGCCAAGCGTTTGCTGGACTACGGCTTTTACGCGCCGACCATTTATTTCCCGCTCATCGTTCCGGAAGCCATGATGATCGAACCCACGGAAAACGAGTCGAAGGAAACGCTCGACGCCTTCTGCGCGACCCTGGAAAAGATCATCGACGAATCCAAGGCCCAACCGGACCTGGTCAAAAACGCGCCCCACACGACCCCCGTCCGCCGCTTGGACGAGGTCAAGGCCGCCCGGGAACCCAACCTTCGCTACGCCCCGCGTTGA
- a CDS encoding immunity 53 family protein, producing the protein MSGADPLERLQRWFAAQCNGTWEHDWGVKIETLDNPGWLVRIDLTGTPWAAKEFPRLKENINDAGHPAGEQWIHCFTQDQLFLGACDPHQLGRVFELFLTWVDADSPSAGGQRGA; encoded by the coding sequence GTGAGCGGCGCCGACCCCCTCGAACGCCTTCAACGTTGGTTCGCGGCCCAATGCAACGGGACCTGGGAGCACGACTGGGGCGTGAAAATCGAAACCTTGGACAATCCGGGGTGGTTGGTTCGAATCGATTTGACGGGAACGCCCTGGGCGGCGAAGGAATTCCCGCGGCTCAAGGAAAACATCAACGACGCGGGACACCCCGCGGGAGAACAGTGGATTCACTGCTTCACTCAAGACCAACTATTCCTGGGGGCCTGCGACCCCCATCAACTGGGACGGGTTTTTGAACTGTTCCTGACCTGGGTGGACGCCGATTCGCCGTCCGCCGGGGGTCAACGCGGGGCGTAG
- a CDS encoding sulfite exporter TauE/SafE family protein: METLTFVLIGLAAGVVSGFFGLGGGTIIVPALTFFAGFSQHRAVGTSLAVLLLPAGLGAVMEFHRQGNVDLRAAGLMAVALFGSAWISGRWANRVAPAPLKLAFGVFLLFVGARIVLSTAGKLR, encoded by the coding sequence ATGGAAACTCTCACTTTCGTTCTGATTGGATTGGCCGCGGGCGTCGTCTCCGGGTTTTTCGGCTTGGGGGGCGGCACGATCATCGTCCCGGCTCTGACCTTTTTCGCCGGGTTCTCCCAACACCGAGCCGTGGGGACGAGCCTCGCGGTTCTTCTCCTGCCGGCGGGATTGGGAGCGGTGATGGAGTTTCACCGTCAAGGGAACGTGGACCTTCGGGCCGCCGGCCTCATGGCCGTGGCCCTTTTCGGGTCGGCCTGGATCAGCGGACGGTGGGCCAACCGCGTGGCTCCCGCGCCGCTTAAACTGGCTTTCGGCGTTTTTCTTTTGTTCGTCGGAGCGCGAATCGTCTTATCCACCGCGGGTAAACTTCGTTAA
- a CDS encoding rhodanese-like domain-containing protein, which translates to MRIPSPQAPRPATRRRTATLCWAVALLGAAPATGRSADPPASSAAPVFIDVRTPEEYAAGHIDGALLLPYQTIGKTIAAAVPDKTTPLVLYCTVGGRSGIALKTLKKLGYRNASNGGGYDDLKKRFSSQRKDP; encoded by the coding sequence ATGCGAATCCCCTCGCCCCAGGCCCCCCGGCCCGCGACGCGCCGGCGGACAGCGACCCTGTGCTGGGCGGTGGCGCTCCTTGGCGCGGCCCCCGCGACCGGAAGATCCGCCGACCCACCCGCGAGTTCCGCCGCGCCGGTCTTCATCGATGTTCGCACTCCCGAGGAGTACGCCGCGGGCCACATTGACGGCGCCCTGCTGTTGCCCTATCAAACCATCGGGAAAACCATCGCCGCCGCCGTGCCGGACAAAACGACCCCCCTCGTCTTGTATTGCACCGTCGGCGGGCGTTCGGGCATCGCCCTGAAAACGCTTAAAAAACTGGGTTACCGCAACGCCTCCAACGGCGGCGGGTACGACGATTTGAAGAAACGATTCTCCTCCCAAAGGAAGGACCCTTAA
- a CDS encoding NAD(P)-binding domain-containing protein translates to MKIGILGSGDVGRVLGAGFVKKGHAVKLGTREPGAEKVKRWAATAGASLGSFADAAAFGELVVLATLWSGTESALGLANPKNLEGKIVIDATNPLDFTVQPPRLSLGHTTSAGEKVQALLPGAKVVKAFNAVGNPHMVDPTFPGGPPTMFIGGNDESAKKTVLGLLSDFGWEGVDLGGIETARYLEPLAMIWILHYLRTTSGAHAFKLLKK, encoded by the coding sequence ATGAAAATCGGAATTTTGGGGTCGGGCGACGTCGGGCGCGTGTTGGGCGCGGGGTTTGTGAAAAAAGGCCACGCGGTGAAATTGGGCACCCGGGAGCCGGGGGCCGAAAAGGTCAAACGCTGGGCCGCAACGGCGGGGGCTTCCCTGGGCTCTTTCGCGGACGCCGCCGCTTTCGGCGAACTCGTGGTATTGGCCACCCTCTGGTCCGGCACCGAAAGCGCTTTGGGCCTGGCGAATCCGAAAAATCTGGAGGGGAAAATCGTGATCGACGCCACCAACCCCCTGGATTTTACCGTTCAGCCCCCCCGTCTTTCCCTGGGCCACACGACATCGGCGGGGGAAAAAGTCCAAGCCCTGTTGCCCGGCGCCAAGGTCGTCAAAGCGTTTAACGCCGTTGGAAACCCGCACATGGTGGATCCGACTTTCCCCGGGGGCCCTCCCACCATGTTCATCGGCGGAAACGACGAAAGCGCCAAGAAAACGGTTTTGGGGTTATTGAGCGATTTCGGCTGGGAGGGCGTTGACTTGGGCGGAATCGAAACCGCGCGCTACCTGGAACCCTTGGCCATGATCTGGATTTTGCATTACCTCCGGACGACGTCCGGCGCCCACGCCTTCAAGCTGCTGAAAAAATAG
- a CDS encoding HAD-IA family hydrolase has translation MKGGPVRAVFFDAGNTLLRAHPSVGHIYTRAAHRHGLRLPVAWVEERFQAAWRDRHRHTLPKNDNAEKLWWRKMVRRVFGGRFAPRAFDNFFNDLYGRFAHPRHWRLFDDALPTLRALRRRGFRLGIVSNWDSRLVTLSEKIGLTREVEFLMVSSVEGVAKPDPAIFERALARAGVAPHEALHVGDSLREDYHGARAAGLSALLLERHGTGPAGISTIQSLEGVLRHAGPKPAPFR, from the coding sequence TTGAAGGGCGGCCCGGTCCGGGCGGTCTTCTTCGATGCGGGGAACACCCTTCTGCGCGCCCACCCCTCCGTGGGGCACATCTACACCCGCGCCGCCCACCGGCACGGTCTTCGCCTCCCCGTGGCCTGGGTGGAGGAACGCTTTCAAGCCGCCTGGCGGGACCGCCACCGCCACACCCTGCCCAAAAACGACAACGCCGAGAAACTCTGGTGGCGGAAGATGGTCCGTCGAGTCTTCGGCGGCCGCTTCGCGCCCCGGGCCTTCGACAACTTTTTCAACGACCTCTACGGCCGCTTCGCGCACCCCCGCCACTGGCGTCTTTTCGACGACGCCCTCCCGACCTTGCGCGCCCTTCGACGCCGGGGGTTTCGGCTGGGCATCGTGTCCAATTGGGATTCACGGCTGGTGACTTTGTCTGAAAAAATCGGCCTGACGCGGGAAGTGGAGTTTTTGATGGTGTCGTCCGTGGAGGGCGTGGCCAAGCCGGACCCCGCCATTTTCGAGCGGGCCCTCGCCCGGGCCGGGGTCGCCCCCCACGAAGCCCTGCACGTCGGGGATTCCCTGCGGGAAGACTACCACGGCGCCCGCGCCGCGGGGCTGTCGGCGCTGCTGCTGGAACGCCACGGGACGGGTCCCGCGGGAATTTCCACGATTCAATCGTTGGAGGGTGTTCTTCGCCACGCCGGGCCAAAGCCCGCTCCCTTCCGTTGA
- a CDS encoding MazG family protein, whose translation MAKQTLNDLLRLMARLRAPGGCPWDRRQTHKSLVRHLKEESAEVAQAIRKNDTENLCEELGDLLHQIVFHAQLAREKKRFTMADVVDGLCRKIVRRHPHVFGKKRIKSVKEVMVQWEEIKRREKARKKR comes from the coding sequence ATGGCCAAACAAACCCTGAACGATCTTTTGCGCTTGATGGCCCGGCTCCGGGCCCCGGGCGGTTGCCCCTGGGACCGGCGCCAAACCCACAAAAGCCTGGTGCGTCACTTAAAAGAAGAATCCGCCGAAGTGGCCCAGGCCATCCGGAAAAACGACACCGAAAACCTCTGCGAGGAACTGGGCGACCTGCTTCACCAAATCGTCTTCCACGCCCAACTCGCCCGGGAAAAAAAGCGATTCACCATGGCCGACGTGGTCGACGGCCTTTGCCGAAAAATCGTCCGTCGGCACCCCCACGTCTTTGGAAAAAAGAGAATCAAAAGCGTCAAAGAAGTGATGGTCCAATGGGAAGAAATCAAGCGTCGCGAAAAAGCCCGAAAAAAGCGTTGA
- a CDS encoding bifunctional precorrin-2 dehydrogenase/sirohydrochlorin ferrochelatase, with protein MGFFPAFLDLSGKECLVVGGGAVALQKTRDLTAARARVTVVATRFRGEFRRMAGLRRLERAFRPGDIPAGLRRPWLVVAATDDEALHARIASLCRRRRVWVNVVDRPAFCDFIVPSVVRRGPVTVAVSTGGQSPALAKFVGGKVRAMLGPEIGRLGRLLAGLRPALRRLPMAERRELLSCFVSEGALSEIRRSGAAAVRRYKKMILKSVPRE; from the coding sequence ATGGGCTTTTTTCCCGCTTTTCTCGATTTGTCCGGCAAAGAGTGCCTCGTGGTGGGGGGCGGCGCGGTCGCCCTTCAAAAAACCCGGGATTTGACGGCCGCCCGCGCGCGGGTGACGGTGGTCGCCACGCGATTTCGGGGCGAATTCCGTCGAATGGCCGGTCTTCGGCGGCTCGAACGCGCTTTTCGGCCCGGGGACATTCCGGCCGGCCTCCGGCGGCCCTGGCTGGTGGTGGCCGCGACGGACGACGAAGCCCTTCACGCCCGCATCGCCTCTCTTTGCCGTCGGCGGCGGGTCTGGGTCAACGTGGTGGATCGGCCCGCTTTTTGCGATTTCATCGTTCCCTCCGTGGTCCGGCGCGGACCGGTGACGGTGGCGGTGTCCACCGGCGGTCAAAGCCCCGCCTTGGCCAAGTTTGTCGGCGGGAAAGTCCGCGCCATGCTGGGTCCGGAAATCGGCCGACTGGGGCGCCTCCTGGCGGGTCTTCGGCCCGCCCTCCGGCGCCTGCCCATGGCCGAGCGGCGGGAACTGCTTTCGTGTTTCGTGTCGGAAGGGGCCTTGTCGGAAATTCGGCGATCCGGCGCCGCCGCCGTCCGGCGGTACAAGAAAATGATTTTGAAATCCGTGCCTCGGGAGTAA
- the ccsA gene encoding cytochrome c biogenesis protein CcsA → MQRWEALLFDFGYLGYAAALVLAVVYALTRRDPLMALGHRVLAGAAVLHTTSLGVGLWAETHRPGHVGYAFWSQWFASLSLFALLIVLIYLFAQYRAPVSILGVFVLPLAVFLLTLALTQAFLASPRCPFASVEDFLKIADATRRQPDIAPTFWTAVHVPLIFLAYAAFANAFGIGLAYLIGERQIKSHRPTELGYRLPGLEVMDRLIAHIVLIGFPALTVGLALGAGGARAAGGPGWAGDPKVLWSLIMWGVYLAYIVLRYVVGWRGRRTAYLSLAGFGVVLFTYVGVSFFSRLHGFLQSGGTPP, encoded by the coding sequence GTGCAACGTTGGGAAGCTTTGCTGTTCGATTTTGGCTATTTGGGCTACGCGGCCGCCCTGGTGTTGGCCGTGGTCTACGCGTTGACCCGACGGGACCCTCTGATGGCCCTCGGCCACCGGGTGCTCGCGGGGGCGGCTGTCCTGCACACGACGAGCCTGGGCGTGGGCCTCTGGGCGGAAACGCACCGGCCGGGCCACGTGGGATACGCGTTTTGGAGCCAGTGGTTCGCCAGCCTGTCGCTCTTCGCGCTTTTGATCGTGCTGATCTACCTCTTCGCCCAATACCGCGCCCCGGTCTCCATTTTGGGGGTGTTTGTTCTCCCGCTGGCCGTCTTCCTGCTTACCCTGGCCCTCACCCAGGCTTTTCTGGCCAGTCCCCGCTGTCCCTTCGCCTCCGTTGAGGATTTTCTAAAAATCGCCGACGCCACCCGGCGCCAACCCGACATCGCACCGACCTTCTGGACCGCCGTCCACGTGCCCCTTATTTTCCTGGCCTACGCGGCCTTCGCCAACGCCTTCGGCATCGGTCTCGCCTACCTGATCGGCGAACGCCAAATCAAATCCCACCGTCCCACCGAATTGGGATACCGCCTTCCGGGCCTGGAAGTCATGGACCGGTTGATCGCCCACATCGTTTTGATCGGGTTTCCCGCCTTGACCGTGGGGCTCGCCCTGGGCGCGGGGGGCGCCCGCGCCGCTGGGGGGCCGGGCTGGGCCGGAGACCCCAAGGTGCTTTGGTCCCTGATCATGTGGGGCGTCTATTTGGCTTACATCGTTCTCCGCTACGTCGTGGGTTGGCGCGGCCGGCGGACGGCCTATTTGTCCTTGGCCGGTTTCGGCGTCGTCCTGTTCACCTACGTGGGCGTGAGTTTCTTTTCCCGGCTGCACGGATTTCTGCAGAGCGGGGGAACGCCCCCGTGA